In a genomic window of Glycine max cultivar Williams 82 chromosome 13, Glycine_max_v4.0, whole genome shotgun sequence:
- the LOC100801739 gene encoding COP9 signalosome complex subunit 7 isoform X1 — MDIEQKQSELIDHFVKRASAASDAAALSSVLVEATSHPSLFAFSEILALPNLLQLEATENSAYLDMLRLFAHGTWNDYKSNADRLPQLIPDQILKLKQLTVLTLAETYKVLPYDQLMQELDVTNVRELEDFLINECMYAGIVRGKLDQLRRCFEVQFAAGRDLRPDQLGNMIQTLSNWLSTSENMLVSIQEKIKWADAMSEIDKKHRKDVEEKVEEVKKSIFKADIDFRGHEEICSESGGVMDYEEDRSRPKRRRHPIS; from the exons ATGGACATCGAGCAGAAGCAATCGGAGCTCATAGACCACTTCGTCAAGCGTGCCTCCGCGGCCTCCGACGCCGCTGCACTATCCTCCGTTCTCGTCGAAGCCACTTCTCACCCTTCGCTCTTCGCTTTCTCCGAGATTCTCGCTCTGCCCAATCTTCTTCAG CTTGAAGCAACTGAGAATTCTGCTTATCTTGATATGCTTCGGTTGTTTGCACATGGAACATGGAATGATTACAAGA GTAATGCTGACCGTCTTCCACAATTGATACCTGATCAGATCCTCAAGCTTAAGCAACTTACAGTTCTTACACTGGCTGAGACATATAAG GTACTACCCTATGACCAACTGATGCAGGAGTTAGATGTGACAAATGTTCGTGAGCTTGAAGATTTTCTAATTAATGAATGCATGTATGCG GGAATAGTTCGAGGAAAGTTGGATCAGTTGCGGCGGTGCTTTGAG GTCCAATTTGCAGCTGGTAGGGACTTGAGGCCTGATCAACTAGGGAATATGATACAGACTCTCTCTAACTG GTTGTCTACATCAGAAAATATGCTTGTTTCAATTCAAGAGAAGATAAAATGGGCTGATGCAATGAGTGAAATTGACAAGAAGCACAGGAAGGATGTGGAAGAGAAGGTAGAAGAAGTAAAGAAGTCCATTTTCAAG GCCGACATCGACTTCAGAGGGCATGAGGAGATCTGCTCTGAATCTGGTGGAGTGATGGATTATGAAGAAGATCGAAGCCGACCAAAGAG GAGGCGGCatccaatttcttga
- the LOC100801739 gene encoding COP9 signalosome complex subunit 7 isoform X3 codes for MDIEQKQSELIDHFVKRASAASDAAALSSVLVEATSHPSLFAFSEILALPNLLQLEATENSAYLDMLRLFAHGTWNDYKSNADRLPQLIPDQILKLKQLTVLTLAETYKVLPYDQLMQELDVTNVRELEDFLINECMYAGIVRGKLDQLRRCFEVQFAAGRDLRPDQLGNMIQTLSNWLSTSENMLVSIQEKIKWADAMSEIDKKHRKDVEEKVEEVKKSIFKLHTVSRPTSTSEGMRRSALNLVE; via the exons ATGGACATCGAGCAGAAGCAATCGGAGCTCATAGACCACTTCGTCAAGCGTGCCTCCGCGGCCTCCGACGCCGCTGCACTATCCTCCGTTCTCGTCGAAGCCACTTCTCACCCTTCGCTCTTCGCTTTCTCCGAGATTCTCGCTCTGCCCAATCTTCTTCAG CTTGAAGCAACTGAGAATTCTGCTTATCTTGATATGCTTCGGTTGTTTGCACATGGAACATGGAATGATTACAAGA GTAATGCTGACCGTCTTCCACAATTGATACCTGATCAGATCCTCAAGCTTAAGCAACTTACAGTTCTTACACTGGCTGAGACATATAAG GTACTACCCTATGACCAACTGATGCAGGAGTTAGATGTGACAAATGTTCGTGAGCTTGAAGATTTTCTAATTAATGAATGCATGTATGCG GGAATAGTTCGAGGAAAGTTGGATCAGTTGCGGCGGTGCTTTGAG GTCCAATTTGCAGCTGGTAGGGACTTGAGGCCTGATCAACTAGGGAATATGATACAGACTCTCTCTAACTG GTTGTCTACATCAGAAAATATGCTTGTTTCAATTCAAGAGAAGATAAAATGGGCTGATGCAATGAGTGAAATTGACAAGAAGCACAGGAAGGATGTGGAAGAGAAGGTAGAAGAAGTAAAGAAGTCCATTTTCAAG TTACACACTGTAAGCAGGCCGACATCGACTTCAGAGGGCATGAGGAGATCTGCTCTGAATCTGGTGGAGTGA
- the LOC100801739 gene encoding COP9 signalosome complex subunit 7 isoform X2 has product MDIEQKQSELIDHFVKRASAASDAAALSSVLVEATSHPSLFAFSEILALPNLLQLEATENSAYLDMLRLFAHGTWNDYKSNADRLPQLIPDQILKLKQLTVLTLAETYKVLPYDQLMQELDVTNVRELEDFLINECMYAGIVRGKLDQLRRCFEVQFAAGRDLRPDQLGNMIQTLSNWLSTSENMLVSIQEKIKWADAMSEIDKKHRKDVEEKVEEVKKSIFKKLHTVSRPTSTSEGMRRSALNLVE; this is encoded by the exons ATGGACATCGAGCAGAAGCAATCGGAGCTCATAGACCACTTCGTCAAGCGTGCCTCCGCGGCCTCCGACGCCGCTGCACTATCCTCCGTTCTCGTCGAAGCCACTTCTCACCCTTCGCTCTTCGCTTTCTCCGAGATTCTCGCTCTGCCCAATCTTCTTCAG CTTGAAGCAACTGAGAATTCTGCTTATCTTGATATGCTTCGGTTGTTTGCACATGGAACATGGAATGATTACAAGA GTAATGCTGACCGTCTTCCACAATTGATACCTGATCAGATCCTCAAGCTTAAGCAACTTACAGTTCTTACACTGGCTGAGACATATAAG GTACTACCCTATGACCAACTGATGCAGGAGTTAGATGTGACAAATGTTCGTGAGCTTGAAGATTTTCTAATTAATGAATGCATGTATGCG GGAATAGTTCGAGGAAAGTTGGATCAGTTGCGGCGGTGCTTTGAG GTCCAATTTGCAGCTGGTAGGGACTTGAGGCCTGATCAACTAGGGAATATGATACAGACTCTCTCTAACTG GTTGTCTACATCAGAAAATATGCTTGTTTCAATTCAAGAGAAGATAAAATGGGCTGATGCAATGAGTGAAATTGACAAGAAGCACAGGAAGGATGTGGAAGAGAAGGTAGAAGAAGTAAAGAAGTCCATTTTCAAG AAGTTACACACTGTAAGCAGGCCGACATCGACTTCAGAGGGCATGAGGAGATCTGCTCTGAATCTGGTGGAGTGA
- the LOC100802273 gene encoding uncharacterized protein: MERWSGVLRVPLHPNSRTFHRVGASLCLSPETRTLLVPKANAIFFCGDRVEGTGNPVIERLSNLQKLSEIIVSKFGSFTNAWVIEASAFNGPFAVYKDFIPSVNQYGEPSSYHPNGFPASTSTVSLLSNCLEEAKKVILGTQVDTKSGLSPSCSFSRSKTFILGFSKGGAVLNQIVTELGFSDIGSNANSPDVGQLMGRKFAGSEEIYVVPKTKEDLLNSISEIHYVDVGLNSAGAYLTNHDVFERISKRLMQGASELRFILHGTPRQWSDKRRDWIRNEKDKMLRLLESEAPKSGGKLKVLERFYFTDKPPSMQMHFEIIESLDAS; encoded by the exons ATGGAACGTTGGAGTGGAGTTTTGAGAGTCCCACTGCATCCTAACAGCAGGACATTCCATAGAGTTGGGGCATCTCTCTGCCTTTCTCCTGAAACCAGAACTCTGCTT GTACCTAAAGCCAATGCCATCTTTTTCTGTGGGGATCGAGTTGAAGGGACTGGTAACCCAGTGATTGAGAGGCTATCAAATTTACAAAAACTATCTGAAATTATTGTGTCCAAATTCGGTTCATTCACCAATGCTTGGGTTATTGAGGCTTCTGCTTTTAATGGACCTTTCGCTGTCTATAAAGACTTCATACCATCTGTGAATCAATATGGAGAGCCAAGTTCATACCATCCAAATGGATTCCCAGCATCTACATCAACTGTCTCACTCTTATCTAATTGCCTTGAAGAA GCCAAAAAAGTCATTTTAGGAACACAAGTAGATACAAAGTCTGGCTTGAGTCCTTCGTGTTCTTTCTCTCGATCCAAGACATTCATCCTTGGATTTAGCAAAGGTGGAGCTGTACTTAACCAGATAGTTACTGAGCTTGGATTCTCAGATATTGGATCCAATGCGAATTCACCTGATGTGGGACAGCTTATGGGCAGAAAGTTCGCCGGATCTGAGGAGATTTATGTTGTACCTAAAACAAAGGAAGACTTGCTGAACAGCATTAGTGAGATTCATTATGTTGATGTTGGTCTCAACTCTGCTGGGGCATACTTAACTAACCATGATGTGTTTGAGAGAATCTCCAAGAGGCTCATGCAAGGAGCTTCTGAACTCCGTTTTATCCTACATGGAACTCCGAGACAATGGAGTGACAAGCGGCGAGATTGGATACGAAACGAAAAGGACAAAATGCTGCGTCTGCTTGAATCTGAAGCCCCAAAGAGTGGgggaaaattaaaagtattagaAAGGTTTTATTTTACTGATAAGCCTCCAAGCATGCAGATGCACTTTGAAATTATAGAAAGTTTAGATGCAAGTTAG